The Methylocystis echinoides genome includes a region encoding these proteins:
- a CDS encoding RICIN domain-containing protein, with product MTRIFGPLVIAAFLLILGGVAASAQSCRWDGTAPFCGGECSGGEQEMARLSTWPGHWTPVIVNPAVNHFGSACVTGTKALCCRTGLTCRWDGTAPFCDGECRSNETQSTPPPGSSSGSSCWTGSKVYCCSRVGTTSSPLGVAPIIVSGARKCLDVHAPDQHVNGAKVQVWDCNYALQQTWRFDGQAIKSGAGKCLDVHAPDQFMNGAKVQVWDCNNSMQQTWRIEGQAIKSGAGKCLDVHAPDQFTNGGKVQVWDCNNSTQQTWFAP from the coding sequence ATGACCAGAATCTTTGGTCCGCTGGTTATTGCGGCCTTCCTCCTCATCCTCGGCGGCGTCGCGGCTTCAGCGCAATCGTGTCGGTGGGACGGCACGGCGCCGTTCTGTGGCGGCGAATGTTCGGGCGGCGAACAGGAAATGGCGCGGCTCTCCACCTGGCCGGGGCATTGGACGCCCGTCATCGTCAATCCGGCCGTGAACCATTTCGGCAGCGCTTGCGTCACCGGGACGAAGGCCTTGTGTTGCAGGACGGGCCTGACATGCCGCTGGGACGGCACGGCGCCTTTCTGCGATGGCGAATGCCGCAGCAACGAGACCCAGTCGACGCCGCCGCCGGGCTCCAGCAGCGGCTCGTCATGTTGGACCGGCTCGAAAGTTTATTGCTGCAGCAGAGTGGGAACCACCTCGTCGCCGCTCGGCGTCGCGCCGATCATTGTGAGCGGCGCAAGGAAATGCCTCGACGTCCACGCGCCCGATCAGCATGTGAACGGCGCCAAGGTGCAGGTGTGGGATTGCAATTACGCGCTCCAGCAGACATGGCGGTTCGATGGCCAGGCGATAAAGAGCGGCGCCGGGAAATGCCTGGACGTGCACGCTCCGGACCAGTTCATGAACGGCGCCAAAGTGCAGGTGTGGGACTGCAATAATTCGATGCAGCAGACGTGGCGCATCGAAGGTCAGGCGATCAAGAGCGGCGCCGGAAAATGTCTGGACGTGCATGCGCCGGACCAATTCACCAATGGCGGGAAAGTGCAGGTGTGGGACTGTAATAATTCAACGCAGCAAACGTGGTTCGCTCCTTGA
- a CDS encoding PepSY domain-containing protein — MRLLLFVHRWIGVALAVFMLLWFSTGLIIANSGSVALSRATQLAHLPSLDPQAGWLSANEAIARSAESGGPFNVGAIAEARLRRLGDEPAWIVENRLGERLAVSAASGRPVSVGTALAARIAGDWLAAERKVASIAYIDTVDAVTGLRNAETLRPFHRFAVGDGAGTVLVVSAKSGEILQAATRLERGLHYVGGWLHLFRPLDLLNAGDYRRAALAYAGFLAFVGAATGVVVGWLKWKPGLFGRPTYARGRMQPYREAWLKYHFWAGLVGGAFAALWAGSGFLSTNPGEIFSPAGASRDELVRYYGAGPAAPVENWASILDAARDAVELRVSRLGESAVLVAYYRDGARRPLAPAKQGVAEDDIVAAAARLSGATPIAGRAWLQGYDSYYSPAHGQGALDRPLPALRVDLADRGHTSLYVDRADGRLLLKIDDSRRAYRWLYSAVHHWDFGWFDAHPAARRVWISLLALIGLALAASAVTLAWRRVKRSLPAPASEPAKPGAAPVAPLS; from the coding sequence ATGCGGCTGCTGTTGTTCGTTCATCGCTGGATCGGCGTCGCGCTCGCCGTCTTCATGCTGTTGTGGTTTTCGACCGGGCTCATCATCGCCAACAGCGGCTCGGTTGCGTTGTCGCGGGCGACGCAACTTGCGCATCTGCCAAGCCTCGATCCGCAGGCGGGCTGGCTGTCGGCAAATGAGGCGATCGCGCGATCGGCCGAAAGCGGAGGGCCTTTCAACGTCGGCGCGATCGCCGAGGCGCGGCTGCGCCGGCTCGGCGACGAACCGGCGTGGATCGTCGAGAACAGGCTCGGCGAACGTCTCGCGGTCTCCGCCGCATCGGGGCGTCCCGTCAGCGTCGGGACGGCGCTCGCCGCGCGCATCGCCGGCGATTGGCTGGCCGCCGAGCGCAAGGTCGCGTCGATCGCTTATATCGACACCGTCGACGCCGTGACGGGCCTGCGCAACGCCGAAACCTTGCGGCCCTTTCACAGATTTGCAGTCGGCGACGGCGCGGGGACCGTTCTCGTCGTGTCGGCGAAAAGCGGCGAGATCCTGCAGGCGGCGACGCGCCTCGAACGCGGACTCCATTACGTCGGCGGGTGGCTGCATCTGTTTCGTCCGCTCGACCTTCTCAACGCCGGCGACTATCGCCGCGCCGCGCTGGCCTATGCCGGTTTCCTCGCCTTTGTCGGCGCGGCGACGGGGGTCGTCGTGGGCTGGCTGAAATGGAAGCCGGGCCTGTTCGGACGGCCGACCTATGCGCGGGGCCGCATGCAGCCCTACCGCGAGGCCTGGCTCAAATATCACTTCTGGGCCGGGCTCGTCGGCGGCGCCTTCGCGGCGCTTTGGGCCGGCAGCGGCTTCCTCTCGACCAATCCCGGCGAGATCTTTTCGCCCGCGGGCGCGAGCCGCGACGAACTGGTCCGCTACTACGGCGCCGGCCCGGCGGCGCCGGTCGAAAACTGGGCGTCCATTCTCGACGCCGCGCGCGACGCCGTCGAGCTGCGCGTGAGCCGGCTCGGAGAAAGCGCCGTTCTCGTCGCCTATTATCGCGACGGCGCGCGGCGTCCGCTCGCGCCGGCCAAACAGGGCGTCGCGGAGGACGACATCGTCGCGGCGGCCGCCCGTCTGAGCGGCGCGACGCCCATCGCAGGGCGCGCGTGGCTGCAGGGTTACGACAGCTATTATTCCCCGGCGCACGGACAGGGCGCGCTCGACCGCCCGCTGCCGGCGCTGCGCGTCGATCTCGCCGATCGCGGACATACGTCACTTTACGTCGATCGCGCCGACGGCCGTCTGCTGCTGAAGATCGACGACAGCCGCCGCGCCTATCGCTGGCTTTATTCCGCCGTCCACCACTGGGACTTCGGCTGGTTCGACGCGCATCCCGCGGCGCGGCGCGTGTGGATCTCGCTTTTGGCGCTCATCGGGCTGGCGCTCGCCGCGAGCGCCGTGACGCTCGCGTGGCGACGCGTCAAACGCAGCCTGCCGGCGCCGGCGAGCGAACCGGCGAAGCCGGGCGCGGCGCCCGTGGCGCCCCTGTCGTGA
- a CDS encoding tetratricopeptide repeat protein, with protein MGASFIKTIRPAAVGLVAVGLSTPPAVAAPLSPAWQACRAADPDARIKGCTVALAHAEKEPKQNRLAAYVNRAGAYQAKGDHAHAIEDYAKALEVDPSSAVTLTARGAAYQAKGDLDAALADYNQAVLKDRKSAAALLARASAWRAKGEPDKALADIEAAAALDKKTAAPLLARAHHHQSRGDHDRAVADYSEALKRDPRAAAALVGRGASYYAKADYDKALADLDAAVKADPQNAAALINRANAWRGKKDYAKAKADYEAALASKPDLAAARKGLDDVTKLLAQKTAAGAASGVERP; from the coding sequence ATGGGCGCAAGTTTCATCAAAACGATCCGACCCGCCGCGGTTGGCCTTGTTGCGGTCGGCCTCTCCACGCCGCCGGCCGTTGCGGCGCCGCTCAGCCCCGCCTGGCAGGCCTGCCGCGCGGCGGACCCCGACGCGCGCATCAAGGGCTGCACGGTGGCGCTTGCCCACGCCGAGAAGGAGCCGAAGCAGAATCGTCTCGCCGCCTATGTGAACCGCGCCGGCGCCTATCAGGCGAAGGGCGATCACGCCCATGCGATCGAGGATTACGCCAAAGCGCTCGAAGTCGATCCGTCGTCGGCCGTGACGCTGACCGCGCGCGGCGCCGCCTATCAGGCGAAGGGCGATCTCGACGCGGCGCTCGCCGATTACAATCAGGCCGTCCTCAAGGACAGGAAAAGCGCCGCCGCTTTGCTGGCGCGCGCCTCGGCGTGGCGCGCGAAGGGCGAGCCGGACAAGGCGCTCGCCGACATCGAGGCCGCGGCGGCGCTCGACAAGAAGACCGCGGCGCCGCTCCTGGCGCGCGCGCATCACCATCAATCCAGGGGCGATCACGACCGCGCCGTCGCGGATTATTCGGAGGCGCTGAAGCGCGATCCGCGTGCGGCGGCGGCGCTCGTCGGACGCGGCGCGAGCTATTACGCCAAAGCGGATTACGACAAGGCGCTCGCCGATCTCGACGCCGCCGTGAAAGCCGATCCCCAGAACGCCGCTGCGCTGATCAACCGCGCCAACGCCTGGCGCGGCAAAAAGGACTATGCGAAGGCGAAAGCCGATTACGAAGCGGCGCTCGCGTCGAAGCCAGATCTCGCGGCGGCCCGGAAGGGACTGGACGACGTGACGAAGCTGCTGGCGCAAAAGACCGCGGCTGGAGCGGCGTCGGGCGTCGAGCGTCCCTGA
- the smbP gene encoding small metal-binding protein SmbP, with the protein MRLKSPSLLVALTLGALTTPQLAFAQDHLGEAISHTKEAIAHGKAGHADVLVTHAQAGLTHAKAAEAAKANPHTKEGVAHLDAAIDHGKQNHADVATKHAEEALEHLEKAK; encoded by the coding sequence ATGCGCCTCAAGTCGCCATCCCTTCTCGTCGCCCTGACGCTCGGCGCGCTGACCACGCCGCAGCTTGCTTTCGCGCAAGACCACCTCGGCGAAGCGATCTCTCACACGAAGGAAGCCATTGCACATGGCAAGGCCGGACACGCCGATGTGCTGGTGACGCACGCTCAGGCCGGCCTCACCCATGCGAAAGCGGCGGAGGCCGCCAAAGCCAATCCGCACACCAAGGAGGGCGTTGCGCATCTCGATGCGGCGATTGATCACGGCAAGCAAAATCACGCCGACGTCGCGACGAAGCACGCCGAGGAGGCGCTCGAACATCTCGAGAAAGCCAAATAA
- a CDS encoding carboxypeptidase-like regulatory domain-containing protein produces the protein MMTRRLSVLCLVLSAVLPVAALAQSAPSLDADDIGGRVVSRHGAEAGVWVIAETTDLGVRFAKMVVTDDAGRYVIPDLPKATYRVWTRGYGLVDFAKRPAEPGQRLDLEATIAPNLAAAAQYYPPIYWLALLSVPGRENFPGTGAGGNGVPEHFKTQEQWLDLVKTNGCGPCHQIGNVATRRLPASLQHFDSSIDAWRRRLQSGQGGTAMINAIARLDSADGGQLARFAEWTDRIAAGALPHETPPRPAGVERNLVVTVRDYADARHYLHDLALTDRRKPTVNPYGLIYGATELGSDDVPVLDPVKNTKTLLPAKVRDADTPSSLLANPVIAPSPYFGSEALWDSKFNAHTPTMDAEGRLYFAAQTRAPKNTPDYCAGASPLRSAQLYPLPAKPEGFVGNARQVSVYDPKTKQWSFIDTCFGSHHLNFAQDADNTLFLNNVGQGELAILGWVNTRKFWATGDAAGSQGWTALVVDTNGDGKRSENYNQPGKPLDPAKDTRAPYGLYSVAASPLDGSVWGSNLTFPGYAVRIALGANPPETALTEIYKVPPPGYGMRGADVDRDGVFWAALGSGHLASFDRRKCKGPLNGAGAEKGEKCPEGWSFHPLPGPGFAGAPGAAETPYYAWVDQHDILGLGPNTPFATGNQSDSLHALVNGRIVELRVPYPMGFYAKGVDGRIDDPSIGWKGRGLWATSGNRTPFHIEAIDAPAPGAPGRTPENYSAPLVVQFQLRPTPLDH, from the coding sequence ATGATGACGCGACGGCTTTCCGTCCTTTGCCTTGTGCTTTCCGCCGTTTTGCCCGTGGCCGCGCTGGCGCAGTCGGCGCCGTCGCTCGACGCCGACGACATTGGCGGGCGCGTCGTCAGCCGGCACGGCGCCGAGGCGGGCGTGTGGGTCATCGCGGAGACGACGGATCTCGGCGTCCGCTTCGCGAAGATGGTCGTCACCGACGACGCGGGCCGCTATGTCATTCCGGATTTGCCGAAAGCGACATACCGCGTCTGGACGCGCGGCTACGGCCTCGTCGATTTTGCGAAGAGACCCGCCGAGCCCGGCCAGCGCCTCGATCTCGAGGCGACGATTGCGCCCAATCTCGCCGCCGCCGCGCAATATTATCCGCCGATCTATTGGCTTGCGCTGTTGAGCGTGCCGGGCCGCGAAAATTTCCCCGGCACGGGCGCGGGCGGCAACGGCGTGCCGGAGCATTTCAAGACGCAGGAGCAGTGGCTCGATCTCGTCAAGACCAATGGCTGCGGACCCTGTCACCAGATCGGCAATGTCGCGACGCGCAGGCTGCCGGCGTCGCTTCAGCATTTCGACTCGTCGATCGACGCCTGGCGGCGCCGTCTCCAGTCCGGACAGGGCGGAACGGCGATGATCAACGCAATCGCGCGCCTCGATTCCGCCGACGGCGGCCAGCTCGCGCGTTTCGCCGAATGGACCGACCGCATCGCCGCCGGCGCGCTCCCGCATGAAACGCCGCCGCGCCCGGCGGGCGTCGAGCGCAATCTCGTCGTGACGGTGCGCGACTACGCCGACGCGCGCCATTATCTCCACGACCTCGCCTTGACCGACAGGCGCAAGCCGACGGTCAACCCTTACGGGCTGATCTATGGCGCAACCGAGCTCGGCAGCGACGACGTGCCGGTTCTCGATCCGGTGAAAAACACCAAGACGCTGCTGCCCGCGAAGGTTCGCGACGCCGATACGCCGAGTTCGCTCCTCGCCAATCCGGTGATCGCGCCCTCGCCGTATTTCGGCTCGGAGGCCCTGTGGGACAGCAAGTTCAACGCCCATACGCCGACAATGGACGCCGAGGGGCGACTCTATTTCGCCGCCCAGACGCGCGCGCCGAAGAACACGCCCGATTATTGCGCCGGCGCCTCGCCGCTGCGTTCGGCGCAGCTCTATCCATTGCCCGCGAAGCCCGAAGGCTTCGTCGGCAATGCGCGTCAGGTCTCGGTCTATGATCCGAAGACGAAGCAATGGTCCTTCATCGACACCTGCTTCGGCTCGCATCATCTGAATTTCGCGCAGGACGCCGACAATACGCTCTTCTTGAACAATGTCGGCCAGGGCGAACTCGCGATCCTCGGCTGGGTCAACACGAGAAAGTTCTGGGCGACCGGCGACGCGGCGGGGTCCCAAGGATGGACCGCGCTCGTCGTCGACACCAATGGCGACGGCAAGCGTTCGGAAAATTATAACCAGCCCGGCAAGCCGCTCGATCCGGCGAAGGACACGCGCGCGCCCTATGGCCTTTACAGCGTCGCCGCGAGCCCGCTCGACGGCTCGGTCTGGGGCTCGAACCTCACCTTCCCCGGCTATGCCGTGCGCATTGCGCTCGGGGCCAATCCGCCCGAGACGGCGCTGACGGAAATCTACAAAGTGCCGCCGCCCGGCTATGGAATGCGCGGCGCCGACGTCGACCGCGACGGCGTGTTCTGGGCGGCGCTCGGCAGCGGGCATCTGGCGAGCTTCGACCGCCGCAAATGCAAGGGGCCGCTCAATGGCGCGGGCGCCGAAAAGGGCGAGAAATGCCCCGAGGGCTGGAGCTTCCATCCCTTGCCGGGACCGGGCTTCGCCGGCGCGCCGGGCGCGGCGGAGACGCCCTATTACGCCTGGGTCGATCAGCACGACATTCTGGGGCTTGGACCCAACACGCCGTTTGCGACGGGCAATCAATCGGATTCGCTGCACGCGCTCGTCAATGGGCGGATCGTCGAATTGCGCGTGCCCTATCCCATGGGCTTTTACGCCAAGGGCGTCGACGGCCGCATCGACGATCCGTCGATCGGCTGGAAGGGACGCGGCCTGTGGGCGACCTCCGGCAACCGCACGCCCTTCCACATCGAGGCGATCGACGCGCCGGCGCCGGGCGCGCCGGGCCGCACGCCGGAAAACTATTCGGCGCCGCTCGTCGTGCAGTTCCAGCTGCGCCCCACGCCGCTGGACCATTAG
- a CDS encoding DNA-deoxyinosine glycosylase, protein MDRSVGLPLVARRDARLLVLGTLPGVAALTQRQYYAHRQNSFWKIMGALIGFSPDLPYERRLALVTDRGVAIWNVLAEAERRGSVDANIRSPAPNDFAPFFAAHGDVRLICFNGREAQTLFKRLVRPALPEQAAALPSAVLPSTSPTHARMRFDEKLARWREAFTSA, encoded by the coding sequence ATGGACAGGTCTGTCGGTCTGCCGTTGGTCGCCAGACGCGATGCGCGGCTTTTGGTGCTGGGAACGTTGCCGGGCGTGGCGGCGCTGACGCAGCGGCAATATTACGCGCATCGGCAAAACAGCTTCTGGAAGATCATGGGCGCGCTCATCGGCTTTTCTCCCGATCTTCCCTACGAACGCCGGCTCGCCCTCGTGACAGACCGGGGCGTCGCCATCTGGAACGTGCTTGCGGAAGCGGAGCGCCGCGGAAGCGTCGACGCGAATATCAGATCGCCCGCGCCAAACGACTTTGCGCCCTTCTTCGCGGCGCACGGGGACGTGCGGCTCATCTGTTTCAACGGGCGGGAAGCCCAGACGCTGTTCAAGCGGTTGGTGAGACCCGCTCTCCCCGAACAGGCGGCCGCCTTGCCCAGCGCCGTGCTTCCCTCGACCAGTCCGACGCATGCGCGGATGCGGTTCGACGAGAAGCTCGCCCGCTGGCGCGAGGCGTTCACGAGCGCCTAG
- a CDS encoding RES domain-containing protein: MTAKRVPTIAVARRYWRMLAPKWAHDPLSGAGAALRGDRFNPPGTPALYMSEEFSTAVAEYEQDLGIRPGTLCAYDVRCDRIVDLGDPETRRALGVDDAVLRGPWQQIAFVEKREPPTWSLVARLRAAHVAGVRAPSAQAPGFNLVLWTWNVDGAARVVALDPLRDLPTDQSSWKSP, translated from the coding sequence GTGACCGCAAAGCGCGTGCCGACGATCGCCGTCGCACGCCGCTACTGGCGCATGCTGGCGCCGAAATGGGCGCATGATCCCTTGAGCGGCGCGGGCGCCGCCCTGCGCGGCGACCGCTTCAATCCGCCCGGGACGCCGGCTCTCTACATGTCGGAGGAGTTCTCGACGGCCGTCGCCGAATATGAGCAGGATCTCGGCATCCGGCCCGGGACACTCTGCGCTTACGACGTTCGCTGCGACCGGATCGTCGACCTCGGCGACCCTGAGACGCGCCGCGCGCTCGGGGTGGACGACGCGGTCTTGCGCGGACCCTGGCAACAGATCGCCTTCGTGGAAAAGCGCGAGCCGCCCACCTGGTCCCTCGTGGCGCGGCTGCGCGCCGCCCATGTGGCGGGCGTTCGCGCGCCCTCGGCGCAGGCGCCGGGCTTCAATCTCGTGCTGTGGACGTGGAACGTCGACGGCGCGGCGCGGGTCGTGGCGCTCGATCCGCTCCGCGACCTCCCGACCGATCAGTCCTCGTGGAAATCGCCGTGA
- a CDS encoding DUF2384 domain-containing protein: MLSAFLDQVTDRRGGFISPQRVSEALHVPLAKIARLAKVHRNTLAQHPESPVVQARLGDLARIITAATELLGGEQGRAIVWFKHQPLAGFDGRTAEELVAAGHSDAVLAHLDLLREGSYA, translated from the coding sequence ATGCTCAGCGCTTTTCTCGACCAGGTGACCGACCGGCGCGGCGGCTTCATCTCGCCGCAGCGCGTGAGCGAGGCGCTTCATGTGCCCCTCGCCAAAATCGCGCGGCTCGCCAAAGTCCATCGCAACACGCTCGCGCAGCACCCGGAATCGCCGGTCGTTCAGGCGCGGCTCGGCGACCTCGCGCGCATCATAACGGCCGCGACCGAGCTTCTGGGCGGCGAGCAGGGTCGCGCGATCGTCTGGTTCAAGCACCAGCCTCTGGCGGGCTTCGACGGGCGAACGGCCGAGGAGCTGGTCGCGGCCGGCCACAGCGACGCCGTCCTGGCCCATCTCGATCTGCTGCGCGAGGGCTCCTACGCGTGA